In Narcine bancroftii isolate sNarBan1 chromosome 7, sNarBan1.hap1, whole genome shotgun sequence, the sequence ACTGTTCAGCTTTCGCATGTGACTGGAACTGAATCCAATCATCCTCTGCAGCAGGAACACTGTAACTAATCTCATTCAGTTGCTTCAACCGGTTGACTACTACACACTTAGTTAACAGGATTTCTCCATGAGAGCCATTGGCCAACAAGCTTTCTGTGAAATCCACTCCAGTCCTGACATCTGCCAAGATCTGTTCCAACTGGATTTCTTGCACATAGAGCGAGTTCTCCTTCTGGAGTCTCAGTTCTTCCAGCTCTTTCAACAGTCTGCTCCGATGTTTTTCCAGAACCTTGATATAGTCCTCCGTAAAATTATTAATTTCTTCTGCTCTCATACACAGCTGCTCTTTTAGGATCTGCCTGGAGCTGTGAATCTTCTGCAAGATCTCCTGTAGAGCACCAATGCGTGGCTGTGTCTGCTTTAGAAGCTGCTTGATGAAACCACCTTGTTGGTTGATGACATTGGTAATAAAGTCACAGCTGTGGTCACGATGATCTACGATACAACAGTCTCTGCAAACCAGACAGTCACACGTCACACAAAACAGCCTCAGTTCCTCTGAAGGATGAACAGAGCACATGAGGGGTTGAACAATTCTCTCAGTTCCACCTTTCAGGTCCTTCAGGGCAACTGTGTTGTGACAAGCAGTCGCTCTCTGCCTCCTGCAGGAAGGATTAGGTTTTGTTTAAATGAAATAGATTTAATCATACAATGATCAAGCCACAGATTGAAATGGGCAGCTTTGTTTTATTTAATTGCAAGGTACCAGAACAGGGATATTTATAATGAAGTGGTATACACGGAAACAAATGGGATATCTCTTGTAAAAGATTGTAGCGCACTAAAATCATTGTTCAGTCCACACACATAACACCTTGAAGATGTATGTAAGGGGAGGGATAAATTGTCAGTGACTCGAACAAGCTTACCTGTGAGCTTGAGAGCAAAAATCACAGAGATTTGCTGAGCAAACATGACATCTTCTTTCAGCAACCCCATCGTTACAAAGATCACAGACCAACTTGATGTTGGGCCTGTTCAAACTCTCCAGTAAAACCTCATTCTGGATCAGGTGGTTAGTGGTCAATCCTTGCATTCCTGCCTTGGGGACCTTCACCTCACAATCGCAAGCTGGACACAGGATACTGACCCCAGATTCAGAGCAGAGCAAGGGTTCCCCAGATCCTGACCTGACCTCTCTGCCTGTCTGTGAAACAGAGAATTGCTCCAGGCCACTTATACAGTCCAGGCAGAAGGTGTGCAGGCAAGGCAAGAGCTTGGGATTGGTGTAAAGATTTTTACAAATCAAACACCTTGTCCTGAAATTCCTTGGAGATTCTGACTTTGAGGACAGTGCAGAAAGCTTGCAATCCAATCCTTCCTGGCCCGCTGACATTTTGGGGAACTTCCATAAATAATCCACAATCAATGTCCTAAAACCTCAGTACTTCAAAAatgcaccatttaaaaaaaaatcccaccccAATTATTAATTTAACTCTTATTTCTTCACTAGGGCTATAGTTTCTACTTTAAAACAAACCATCTATTTTCCATCAGAATATCCAATATAGAGGACCAGTTCTAACATATACTCCGTCCAGAAAAAGCCAATTCACTTTTATTCCGAATTCTGCCACAGGTCAGTTTTCAAAAGAGCGCTGTCCTGATACCTCCTTGTTAACTACCGTGAAAGTGACTTGGCACACCATACCCTGCCACACTACATCGGAACGAACCCGTCACTCGGTACAAATCACCTTCGCTGATCTGAAGTCCGAACCCATTTCCAACATCCACCCTCCCACATTCCGTAAATCCCGACCACCTCCCCGTTGGACTCCTCCCCACCGTAGATCGTTGAACCACTCAACATAGAGTCCGCTACCGAGCACCGTCCGCTTGGACTCAAGCCTCCAAATCCAGAAAGTGCCCTATCTAAACCGGGCAAACTCTTCCAAACTCCTCACGCCCGGCCAACAATTTGCTCGGAGAACGAGCGCTTCCTCCCGACGACAGCGCACGCCGGTGCTGCTCTGGAGGTTGGGAGGACCAATGTTCGGGAGCGCGGATCTGGATTATGCACGCTCTCAAAATTCACATTTGCATTCACTCAAAATTCACTAAGTATCAAAAATGGAGGAAATCCCCTGAAAATGCAGGACAACTGTCTAGAGGCAAAAGACACACCactgggaaactcagcaggtcaaaccatgtagcaaggataaagatacataaccaacatttcgggcttgagcccttcatcaaggttcccTCACTAACTCTAGACATTGAAGGTTGGCCCAGCTGGGTACTCTCACCTTGGGAGTCAGAAGGCCAGAGAGCTTCTGGAAAACGGAATGTCTGGAAACCTGAAAGCTACGTGCACCTGAGTGAAAAGAAACACCTCAATTTGTCCACAtcattctctcctctcctcccagtTCATTCCTTGGCCAGGTTCTCCTTCCCTCATCCCCTTTCGTGCAAAGCCAGAACACGAATGCAATTCTGATCTGCCTGCTGTACCCAACTTTCAGATGAGAAGATCCTTCGCTTTTTGTAAATTGTCCGCGAATTACCTGATAAATACCTTCttagaccaccgccagtgggctgatctcgcctcaaaccgtgcatcttgacgcctcacagttcggcgggcagcaacctcctttgaagaagaccgcagagcccacctcactgacaaaagacaaaggaggaaaaacccaacacccaaccccaaccaaccaattttcccttgcaaccgctgcaaccgtgtctgcctgccccgcatcgggcttgtcagccacaaacgagcctgcagctgacgtggacatttcccttccataaatcttcgtcagcgaagccaagccaaagatatctgataaatataaaataattagAAAACGCGCCTAAACGTTAGACAGTAAGTGCTCGCTCGCCCACCCTGTTACATGTCTCAAGGATTTTATAACCAGACTGTTGGCTTTTATGATGGCACAGGAATGCCAGTCAGGTGTGCAGAGACCTCACTTCCTCCATTGTTCTGTATGCACctacacaattaagactcggagacgtggtgcttttctcattctttaataacatcagactaacatggctactgacatacagttttatatatataaatatgtgtgtgtgtgtgtgtgtgtgtgtgtgtgtgtgtgtgtgtgtgtgtgtgtggagggatgacatcatgacgtgggcatCATGAT encodes:
- the trim45 gene encoding E3 ubiquitin-protein ligase TRIM45 isoform X2, with the translated sequence MSAGQEGLDCKLSALSSKSESPRNFRTRCLICKNLYTNPKLLPCLHTFCLDCISGLEQFSVSQTGREVRSGSGEPLLCSESGVSILCPACDCEVKVPKAGMQGLTTNHLIQNEVLLESLNRPNIKLVCDLCNDGVAERRCHVCSANLCDFCSQAHRRQRATACHNTVALKDLKGGTERIVQPLMCSVHPSEELRLFCVTCDCLVCRDCCIVDHRDHSCDFITNVINQQGGFIKQLLKQTQPRIGALQEILQKIHSSRQILKEQLCMRAEEINNFTEDYIKVLEKHRSRLLKELEELRLQKENSLYVQEIQLEQILADVRTGVDFTESLLANGSHGEILLTKCVVVNRLKQLNEISYSVPAAEDDWIQFQSHAKAEQCDGFEVFGIITTKKIDPTKCILQGEGLHVAQQDKASSFTLVCNDQSGQQMRRGSESVRVSIFKKDKKECIRTLLQDNHDGTYQITYTPRTSGCYVAWICVKGQHVQGSPFTITVASKSREHVGIFHCCTFCSSGGQKDARCGCKGTMPGGFQGCGHGHKSHPGHPHWSCCGNPSKSSECLGASNDGPYQNLVRTVVL
- the trim45 gene encoding E3 ubiquitin-protein ligase TRIM45 isoform X1, yielding MSAGQEGLDCKLSALSSKSESPRNFRTRCLICKNLYTNPKLLPCLHTFCLDCISGLEQFSVSQTGREVRSGSGEPLLCSESGVSILCPACDCEVKVPKAGMQGLTTNHLIQNEVLLESLNRPNIKLVCDLCNDGVAERRCHVCSANLCDFCSQAHRRQRATACHNTVALKDLKGGTERIVQPLMCSVHPSEELRLFCVTCDCLVCRDCCIVDHRDHSCDFITNVINQQGGFIKQLLKQTQPRIGALQEILQKIHSSRQILKEQLCMRAEEINNFTEDYIKVLEKHRSRLLKELEELRLQKENSLYVQEIQLEQILADVRTGVDFTESLLANGSHGEILLTKCVVVNRLKQLNEISYSVPAAEDDWIQFQSHAKAEQCDGFEVFGIITTKKIDPTKCILQGEGLHVAQQDKASSFTLVCNDQSGQQMRRGSESVRVSIFKKDKKECSIRTLLQDNHDGTYQITYTPRTSGCYVAWICVKGQHVQGSPFTITVASKSREHVGIFHCCTFCSSGGQKDARCGCKGTMPGGFQGCGHGHKSHPGHPHWSCCGNPSKSSECLGASNDGPYQNLVRTVVL
- the trim45 gene encoding E3 ubiquitin-protein ligase TRIM45 isoform X4; translated protein: MSAGQEGLDCKLSALSSKSESPRNFRTRCLICKNLYTNPKLLPCLHTFCLDCISGLEQFSVSQTGREVRSGSGEPLLCSESGVSILCPACDCEVKVPKAGMQGLTTNHLIQNEVLLESLNRPNIKLVCDLCNDGVAERRCHVCSANLCDFCSQAHRRQRATACHNTVALKDLKGGTERIVQPLMCSVHPSEELRLFCVTCDCLVCRDCCIVDHRDHSCDFITNVINQQGGFIKQLLKQTQPRIGALQEILQKIHSSRQILKEQLCMRAEEINNFTEDYIKVLEKHRSRLLKELEELRLQKENSLYVQEIQLEQILADVRTGVDFTESLLANGSHGEILLTKCVVVNRLKQLNEISYSVPAAEDDWIQFQSHAKAEQCDGFEVFGIITTKKIDPTKCILQGEGLHVAQQDKASSFTLVCNDQSGQQMRRGSESVRVSIFKKDKKECSIRTLLQDNHDGTYQITYTPRTSGCYVAWICVKGQHVQNYQTEAVYTKMLRLDLTSGLN
- the trim45 gene encoding E3 ubiquitin-protein ligase TRIM45 isoform X3; translation: MSAGQEGLDCKLSALSSKSESPRNFRTRCLICKNLYTNPKLLPCLHTFCLDCISGLEQFSVSQTGREVRSGSGEPLLCSESGVSILCPACDCEVKVPKAGMQGLTTNHLIQNEVLLESLNRPNIKLVCDLCNDGVAERRCHVCSANLCDFCSQAHRDCCIVDHRDHSCDFITNVINQQGGFIKQLLKQTQPRIGALQEILQKIHSSRQILKEQLCMRAEEINNFTEDYIKVLEKHRSRLLKELEELRLQKENSLYVQEIQLEQILADVRTGVDFTESLLANGSHGEILLTKCVVVNRLKQLNEISYSVPAAEDDWIQFQSHAKAEQCDGFEVFGIITTKKIDPTKCILQGEGLHVAQQDKASSFTLVCNDQSGQQMRRGSESVRVSIFKKDKKECSIRTLLQDNHDGTYQITYTPRTSGCYVAWICVKGQHVQGSPFTITVASKSREHVGIFHCCTFCSSGGQKDARCGCKGTMPGGFQGCGHGHKSHPGHPHWSCCGNPSKSSECLGASNDGPYQNLVRTVVL